In a genomic window of Erigeron canadensis isolate Cc75 chromosome 5, C_canadensis_v1, whole genome shotgun sequence:
- the LOC122599722 gene encoding transcription initiation factor TFIID subunit 11-like isoform X2: MEKKAIEKPKKKPKLRRTSSASDISLLPSSDKESEEFSTNLFKVSRSDGQEMKPFNPKLLYSTPSKENLNKLYASLTPRHMDGPNLKRVQTASLIVDASFYKKEESMWNDDDDSPVDEERLNECLERLAAEDLTKKEVEVEVDDRLRDVTTDTYHSLNDLERLNWITTQFILRRYLPIAQGQWPRPPLPSKNPGKERWVFGGNTDSEDSDEDEDSDEDEDSDEDEDPGNMMQH; the protein is encoded by the exons ATGGAGAAAAAAG CTATTGAAAAGCCGAAAAAGAAGCCAAAATTAAGAAGAACTTCCTCTGCTTCTGATATATCTCTATTGCCATCTTCAGATAAAG AAAGCGAGGAGTTCAGTACTAATTTATTTAAGGTGTCACGTTCTGATGGTCAAG AAATGAAGCCCTTTAACCCTAAGTTATTATATTCGACGCCTAGCAAAg AAAACTTAAATAAGTTGTATGCAAGCTTAACCCCTAGACATATGGACGGGCCAAACCTAAAAAGAG TACAAACAGCTTCTCTAATTGTTGATGCAAGCTTTTATAAAAAAGAAG AATCAATGtggaatgatgatgatgatagtcCAGTAGACGAAG AACGCTTAAATGAGTGTCTTGAAAGATTAGCTGCAGAGGATCTAACCAAAAAAGAAG TTGAAGTGGAAGTGGATGATAGGCTACGTGATGTGACCACCGATACCTATCATTCTTTAAACGATTTAGAGAG GCTGAATTGGATAACTACACAGTTCATATTGCGACGCTA CCTCCCTATCGCTCAAGGCCAGTGGCCTAGACCGCCATTGCCATCTAAAAATCCAGGAAAAGAGCGGTGGGTTTTTGGTGGTAACACAGACTCCGAGGATTCAGACGAAGATGAGGATTCAGACGAAGATGAGGATTCAGACGAAGATGAGGATCCAGGCAACATGATGCAGCACTAA
- the LOC122599722 gene encoding uncharacterized protein LOC122599722 isoform X3, producing the protein MEKKGELFAIEKPKKKPKLRRTSSASDISLLPSSDKESEEFSTNLFKVSRSDGQEMKPFNPKLLYSTPSKVQTASLIVDASFYKKEESMWNDDDDSPVDEERLNECLERLAAEDLTKKEVEVEVDDRLRDVTTDTYHSLNDLERLNWITTQFILRRYLPIAQGQWPRPPLPSKNPGKERWVFGGNTDSEDSDEDEDSDEDEDSDEDEDPGNMMQH; encoded by the exons ATGGAGAAAAAAGGCGAGTTATTTG CTATTGAAAAGCCGAAAAAGAAGCCAAAATTAAGAAGAACTTCCTCTGCTTCTGATATATCTCTATTGCCATCTTCAGATAAAG AAAGCGAGGAGTTCAGTACTAATTTATTTAAGGTGTCACGTTCTGATGGTCAAG AAATGAAGCCCTTTAACCCTAAGTTATTATATTCGACGCCTAGCAAAg TACAAACAGCTTCTCTAATTGTTGATGCAAGCTTTTATAAAAAAGAAG AATCAATGtggaatgatgatgatgatagtcCAGTAGACGAAG AACGCTTAAATGAGTGTCTTGAAAGATTAGCTGCAGAGGATCTAACCAAAAAAGAAG TTGAAGTGGAAGTGGATGATAGGCTACGTGATGTGACCACCGATACCTATCATTCTTTAAACGATTTAGAGAG GCTGAATTGGATAACTACACAGTTCATATTGCGACGCTA CCTCCCTATCGCTCAAGGCCAGTGGCCTAGACCGCCATTGCCATCTAAAAATCCAGGAAAAGAGCGGTGGGTTTTTGGTGGTAACACAGACTCCGAGGATTCAGACGAAGATGAGGATTCAGACGAAGATGAGGATTCAGACGAAGATGAGGATCCAGGCAACATGATGCAGCACTAA
- the LOC122599722 gene encoding transcription initiation factor TFIID subunit 11-like isoform X1: MEKKGELFAIEKPKKKPKLRRTSSASDISLLPSSDKESEEFSTNLFKVSRSDGQEMKPFNPKLLYSTPSKENLNKLYASLTPRHMDGPNLKRVQTASLIVDASFYKKEESMWNDDDDSPVDEERLNECLERLAAEDLTKKEVEVEVDDRLRDVTTDTYHSLNDLERLNWITTQFILRRYLPIAQGQWPRPPLPSKNPGKERWVFGGNTDSEDSDEDEDSDEDEDSDEDEDPGNMMQH; the protein is encoded by the exons ATGGAGAAAAAAGGCGAGTTATTTG CTATTGAAAAGCCGAAAAAGAAGCCAAAATTAAGAAGAACTTCCTCTGCTTCTGATATATCTCTATTGCCATCTTCAGATAAAG AAAGCGAGGAGTTCAGTACTAATTTATTTAAGGTGTCACGTTCTGATGGTCAAG AAATGAAGCCCTTTAACCCTAAGTTATTATATTCGACGCCTAGCAAAg AAAACTTAAATAAGTTGTATGCAAGCTTAACCCCTAGACATATGGACGGGCCAAACCTAAAAAGAG TACAAACAGCTTCTCTAATTGTTGATGCAAGCTTTTATAAAAAAGAAG AATCAATGtggaatgatgatgatgatagtcCAGTAGACGAAG AACGCTTAAATGAGTGTCTTGAAAGATTAGCTGCAGAGGATCTAACCAAAAAAGAAG TTGAAGTGGAAGTGGATGATAGGCTACGTGATGTGACCACCGATACCTATCATTCTTTAAACGATTTAGAGAG GCTGAATTGGATAACTACACAGTTCATATTGCGACGCTA CCTCCCTATCGCTCAAGGCCAGTGGCCTAGACCGCCATTGCCATCTAAAAATCCAGGAAAAGAGCGGTGGGTTTTTGGTGGTAACACAGACTCCGAGGATTCAGACGAAGATGAGGATTCAGACGAAGATGAGGATTCAGACGAAGATGAGGATCCAGGCAACATGATGCAGCACTAA